ATTTTTGAGGGAAAAATTTCATCATCATTTTTTTAGTTAGTTTTCATTTATATAAGTGTCATTGATTACAAAGGTTGGGTTTAAATAACAAGTTGTCAAAGGATTAAGGTTGTATTACTGTAAGCTAACTGTTATAACTTTCCTAACTAAAGGTTAACTGTTTAAACTTTATGTAAAGAGAAAAAAGCAAAAAAAATGCCTCTTCCGGAGAAGAGGCATTGTAAATAAAGGGGTAAAGAAAGGATTAGTATACCATTTTTTTCGTCACTGTTTCATTAGCAGCTGTAATGATTTTAACGATGATTACCTGGTTGGAACTGTTCAGGTTTGTGATTATTACTTCCTGTGAGTTGAATTTGTCGGAAGCATATAAAACTTTTCCGGACATATCATATACTACAACCGACTGAATAGCATCATTAGATGACGTCAGGTTTAAAACACCATTTTGGTTGAAAGCATTCACCTTGTTAACCAATTCGTTATTAACAGCTGTTTTAGCGCTGAAAGCAGCAGTAGTTACCGCAATAGTATTCGAGTTGTCGCTGGTATTACCGGCAACGGCTCTTACTCTGTAGTAATAGTTGGTATTGGCTGTTAATCCGGTAACGTTAAGATTTGTACCGTTAACGGTTACATTTTCGTATCCCGGAACAAAAGAAGCCGTTAATCCGGAGTAGGTGTGTGAACCTAAATTGCTCACATCATTTGTGTCCAATACGGTCCATTCTGTAGCCAAAGTTGGGAAACCGGCTGTAGGATTTACGGTAACACCTCCCGTTACTGACGCTTTTCTAACCAATGTTTTGTCAACGGTAGTAATTCCGGTTGCCGTCCAGGCAGTACCCGGATTTTCACCGATTCTTCCGATGATGTCTACGTTTGAAGCAGTCGATATTTTGTATAAAGCAACCGCATCGTTACCGTTAAAGTTAACAGAAGCCACTACAGTAGCTGTTCCGGTATAAATAGTAGCCGCAGCATTTCTCAATACGATAGTAGCACCATTGGCTAAAGTACCGGATAACTGTACGTCATTTGCAGAACCGGCAGCCGAAGTACTTCCGTTAGAATACAAACGTACTCTGTAGTCTGATAAATCAACAGCAGCACCGGTACCATTATAGATTTCCACATATTTGTTAGTGCCTGTTCCTTCCACATATTCTGAGAAGAATAAATCTGAAGCAGGAGCAGCCGTTCCGAATGTAGGCGACTGGCTTACATCCACACGGTAATCCACAGCTCCTTCCGAAGCATCCCAGTTTGCTGTAAAGCTCACGTTGGTAATAGCTGTAGCGGCAGTTGCCACCGGAGCAATAACCGGATCGGTTGTGAACGTTAAAGCAGCACCGTAGCTGATACCACCGTTGTTAACGCTGTATGCTCTGGTATAGTAAAGTGTTTCTCCGATTAAACCGGAAATAGAAAGCACATACGTTCCGGCACCTGTTCCGGCATCGGTAACTTTTGTAACACCGATTCCGTCAATTTCCGGATCAGCAGTAAGGCTGTAAACAATTCCTCTTTCGGTTACTGTAGAACAACCCTGTACGGTAACTTCCGCAGTAACTTTAGCCGTTGAAGCGCTTAATACTTCGGCAGCAGTAGTGTTAACCGTTGCGACAGTGCTCACTCCGTTTCCGGAAGCTAATGTAAATGTTTCGGTACCACCGCCAATGATGGTTACATCACCGTTATAAGTAAGGGCGTCTGTAGGCTCAAAACGTACAAAAACATCCTGTGTAAAAGTACCACCTGCCTGAGTAAGGCTAACAGAAGCGGTAAAAGGACCGGTAGCCGAGGTAGCATAGGTAAAACCATCTGTAGGACCTACAACGATAGCATCGGTAGTAAGGTTGATACCGGATATGGTAATCGTGTTTATGCTGCTTAAAGCATTGGCGCACACATCGCCGAAAGGCGCTAATTCAGTAACCGTAAGCGTTGGTTGTGTATTAACAATAGTCGCTACTTCGATAGTGTTCGAGTTGTCGCTGGTGTTTCCGGCAACGGCTCTGACTCTGTAATAGTAAGTCGTAACCGGTACAAGACCAGTAACGTCTAAAGAAGTACCGTTAACGGTTACATTTTCATAACCGGCAACAAAAGAAGGTGTTAACCCGGCGAAAGTATGCGAACCTAAATCGCTCACATCGTTAGTGTTTAATACAGTCCATTCTGTTTCCAATGTAGGGAAACCGGCAACTGGATTTACCGTAACACCGCTGGCAACAGCCGGTTTACGTACTAATGTTTTGTCAACTGTAGAACTGGCAGCAGTTGTCCAGGCAGTACCCGGATTTTCACCGATTCTTCCGATGATATCCACGTTTGAAGCAGCCGATATTTTATATAAAGCAACGGCATCATTACCGTTAAAGTTAACAGAAGCCACTACAGTAGCTGTTCCGGTATAAATAGTAGCCGCAGCATTTTTCAATACGATAGTAGCACCATTGGCTAAAGTACCGGATAACTGTACATCATTTGCAGAGCCGGAAGCCGATGTGCTACCGTTAGAATATAAACGTACTCTGTAATCGGATAGATTAACAGCAGCACCTGTACCATTGTAAATTTCAACATATTTATTGGAAGCAGTACCTTCTACATATTCCGAGAAAAATAGATCGGTAGCCGCTGATGAGGTTCCGAATGTAGGCGACTGGCTTACATCCACACGGTAATCCACAGCGCCTTCAGAAGCATCCCAGTTAGCAGTAAAGCTATTGTGTGTAATTGCTGTAGCAGCAGTAGCTACAGGAGCCATAACAGGAAGTGTTGTAAACGTTAAAACAGTACCATAGCTCACGCCGGCAGCTGTAATACTATATGCTTTAGTATAATAAAGTGTTCCTCCGATCAAACCGGATAAAGTAGTTGTATAATTACCAATTCCTGCTCCGGCATTGCTTACTTTAACAACATTTGTTCCTCCGATTACCGGATTGGCAGTAGTACTGTAAACAATTCCTCTTTCGGTTACGGCAGCACATCCTTCGGCGCTAACTTCCGCAGTAACTTTTGCAGTTGATGGTGTTAAAGCACCGGCTTCAACAGTAGTAACCGATGATAAGGTATTGATCCCTGTTCCGGAAGCGGCAACAGTAAGGGCTGAAGCACCACCACCAATTACGGTAATGTTTCCACTATAGGCAATAGCAGCAGTTGGTTCAAAACGAACGTATACGGTAGCGTTAAAAGTACCTCCGGCCTGGGAAAGTGATAAAGACGGTGTAAAGGTTCCGGTAGCCGTTTCAGAAAAAGTATAACCTGCCAAAGGACCTACTACAACAGCATCCGTAGTAAGGTTGATTCCGCTCACAGAAAATGATTGTACATCAGAGGACTGAAGCACACAAACGGATCCGAACGGACGTAGGGTACCAACAGCCAACGTTGGTAATGTATTTACTAATGTTGTTCCGGAAACAGCATCGCTAAAAGCTGTTTCTACAGCCGGAGTAGCCGCGTTTCTCGCTTTAGTGATAAATGTATATGCGGTATTGTCTGTAAGACCGGTTACGGTTACAGTTCCCCACTGTGCAGCTGTCTGCCATACAGCGTTTACGCCTAAAGTACCGTTTGCCTGTATATAACTTCCGGAAGCCTCACGGATAGCATAGGTAGTGGCAGCAGGATTGCTGTTTTGTGTAGTGGCAGTAATCGTAATATCTAAAGTAGTGATAGCAGGATTGCCAACAGTCAGTAATCCCGGTACATTTGCTAATGTATAAAAACTGGAATTGTTTCCGTTTGTTGTTGTAGCAGCAGTTCCGGCAGCTCTGAAGTTGTATAAAGTATTTGGTGCTAGCGAATTTACCACAGCACTAACAGCCGTAACAGAAGTTCCGCTTACTGTAGCCGGTGTTGCCGCAATACTGTTTCCGTAGGCAGTAGTAGCACCCCAGTTGAATAGGGCAGAAACAGTCTGGTTGTTTGCATTGATTGTTCCGTTTAAAGTAGCCGATGAAGCCGTAATAGCATTAGCCGCTACAGTAGTTACCATAGGCGCATCTGCTCCCCAGGAAAGCACAACGTTATCCAATGCGATACCGTCACGACTGCCGGTTCCGCTGATTTCGTCGTAGCTCCAACGGATCCATACGTTACCGCTGGTATTGTCAATAGCGGAAAGGTTAATATTCGTATAAGCAGTAGTTGTACCTTCTGCAAGGTTTCCTGAAGCATAAGCACCACCGCTAACAGCTGTAAAACCGCTGGTTGCAGAGGTCGTACTGATTTCAAGATTGAAAGAATTACTTCTTGCCTGTTCTCTTATTTTGATAACGTCATACGAAATCTTTAAACCCGTTTTACTGGCTGTATTGGTTAATCGCAATACTATGGAACCCGGTGAAAAAGCACTACCGGATCCTAAGATCCCGATTTTTGATGCATAATTATAATTGGCACCCGATGTAGAAGCAGCATTACCCACAATCATCGCATTGTCCACAGCAGTACCGTTATAGGAAGACCATCCTGTAGGATAAGCCGTTCCGGAAGCACCCGGTGTGGTGTTGAAATTTTCCGAATAAGGGGAAGTGCCCGGTAACGTAACCTGACCCCACATCGCTGAGCCGACCAGTAAGGTCGTCAAAAGCAGACATGCATTACTGAATGTCCTGTGTAATTGTTTTTTCATAATTAAAAGTTTTTTGGTTCTAACATTGATAATCAATGCTATACAAACTTAAAAGGTCGGTGTTAAAAATTCCGGATTCCAAGATTGTGTTATAGTAAGCTATAGGTTATTCTTTATTAAACAGAATGTTACCGATTTAAAATATTTGTTAATTGCGAATGTTTGAAATGGAACGACAAGCAAAAAGTAAATAAGTTTTAAAGGCGCTGCCGTCGATTGTGTAATTCTTAACATGGTTTTTGGGATGTTAAGAATTCGATACTGCAAATTGAGAAGTATTGGTAACGGATTCTGAAAATACTCCTGAAAGAATTGTCATATAAATACCGAAACGATTTGAAATAGTGTAAAAAATGACGAAATGCCGGTATTTTTAAATATTTGATAATGAATAATGTAGTATATTTAGTTTCTGATTAAATAACATGATTTATGAAAAAAACACAACTGCTTTTATTTGTTATGCTATTGGTGGTGGGGTCATTTAGTGCCTTTTCACAGGAAAAAACAGGGAAAGTTGTCTTTATCCGCTATACCGGAGAACAAGGCGCTTTAGTGAACGACAAAGTATATATTGACGGTAAGCTGACCTGTAAATTAAAGAATAACCGGTTTTCGTCCCATGACGTTCCGGTAGGGGAGCATCAGCTTACCACACGTAGCGGCGGACTGCCCGCCGGTAAAATGGATCCGTTAACGATCACGGTAGTTGAAGGCAAAACCAATTATGTCGAATTGGTAACGACAACCACCGGAATGGGATCTGCAAAACTCTATTGCCAGGAAGTAACGGAAAATTCCGCTCAGGTCTTACTGAAAAAAGTAAAACAAGAAACAGACTGTCACGTGAAATAATCGCTTGGCAGGCATTTGCACCGCTTTATCCCGGATCTGAATCACAGCTCCGGGATTTTTGTTTATAGGGTGAATATTAAAGTATTTGCGATACCGGATTGCCAAAACCCGGCGATTGTATTTTGTTGTGATTCCTACTGTGTAACTTCTACCTTATATAGTAGTGTTCGTTTTATAAAACACATTTAAAGTTCTTTTAAGGCACGGTTTAAACTCCGCGTGGTAATGCCCAGGTAGGCTGCCATATCTTCTTTTGAAATAATAATGTCCTGTTTGGCTTGCAGTTCCAGTATTTTCCGCAATCCGTATTCTATTGTATACAATTGTTGTGAGGAAGCCCTGCTGCTGGTATTGATGATCCGTTCGGCTAATTCTTCCAGTATTAGCCGGTTAAAATTGGCATCCTGTTTCAGTAAATTTCTAAAAAGAGCCACCGGTATAGCATAGGCTTTTACAGCCGTAATGGCCTCTACATTACAAAGACAGTTGCTATTTTTGATCACTTCAATTTCGCCAACAATTTCCCCTTCACTCATAAATTCCAGGATATAGTCCTTACCGTTTTCTTCCCGGAAAAAACACTTGATAATAC
This region of Flavobacterium inviolabile genomic DNA includes:
- a CDS encoding beta strand repeat-containing protein, with product MKKQLHRTFSNACLLLTTLLVGSAMWGQVTLPGTSPYSENFNTTPGASGTAYPTGWSSYNGTAVDNAMIVGNAASTSGANYNYASKIGILGSGSAFSPGSIVLRLTNTASKTGLKISYDVIKIREQARSNSFNLEISTTSATSGFTAVSGGAYASGNLAEGTTTAYTNINLSAIDNTSGNVWIRWSYDEISGTGSRDGIALDNVVLSWGADAPMVTTVAANAITASSATLNGTINANNQTVSALFNWGATTAYGNSIAATPATVSGTSVTAVSAVVNSLAPNTLYNFRAAGTAATTTNGNNSSFYTLANVPGLLTVGNPAITTLDITITATTQNSNPAATTYAIREASGSYIQANGTLGVNAVWQTAAQWGTVTVTGLTDNTAYTFITKARNAATPAVETAFSDAVSGTTLVNTLPTLAVGTLRPFGSVCVLQSSDVQSFSVSGINLTTDAVVVGPLAGYTFSETATGTFTPSLSLSQAGGTFNATVYVRFEPTAAIAYSGNITVIGGGASALTVAASGTGINTLSSVTTVEAGALTPSTAKVTAEVSAEGCAAVTERGIVYSTTANPVIGGTNVVKVSNAGAGIGNYTTTLSGLIGGTLYYTKAYSITAAGVSYGTVLTFTTLPVMAPVATAATAITHNSFTANWDASEGAVDYRVDVSQSPTFGTSSAATDLFFSEYVEGTASNKYVEIYNGTGAAVNLSDYRVRLYSNGSTSASGSANDVQLSGTLANGATIVLKNAAATIYTGTATVVASVNFNGNDAVALYKISAASNVDIIGRIGENPGTAWTTAASSTVDKTLVRKPAVASGVTVNPVAGFPTLETEWTVLNTNDVSDLGSHTFAGLTPSFVAGYENVTVNGTSLDVTGLVPVTTYYYRVRAVAGNTSDNSNTIEVATIVNTQPTLTVTELAPFGDVCANALSSINTITISGINLTTDAIVVGPTDGFTYATSATGPFTASVSLTQAGGTFTQDVFVRFEPTDALTYNGDVTIIGGGTETFTLASGNGVSTVATVNTTAAEVLSASTAKVTAEVTVQGCSTVTERGIVYSLTADPEIDGIGVTKVTDAGTGAGTYVLSISGLIGETLYYTRAYSVNNGGISYGAALTFTTDPVIAPVATAATAITNVSFTANWDASEGAVDYRVDVSQSPTFGTAAPASDLFFSEYVEGTGTNKYVEIYNGTGAAVDLSDYRVRLYSNGSTSAAGSANDVQLSGTLANGATIVLRNAAATIYTGTATVVASVNFNGNDAVALYKISTASNVDIIGRIGENPGTAWTATGITTVDKTLVRKASVTGGVTVNPTAGFPTLATEWTVLDTNDVSNLGSHTYSGLTASFVPGYENVTVNGTNLNVTGLTANTNYYYRVRAVAGNTSDNSNTIAVTTAAFSAKTAVNNELVNKVNAFNQNGVLNLTSSNDAIQSVVVYDMSGKVLYASDKFNSQEVIITNLNSSNQVIIVKIITAANETVTKKMVY
- a CDS encoding Crp/Fnr family transcriptional regulator gives rise to the protein MLRTNLSFLSFTEALYEKHPHSEDIVLTTFSKGELLLHQDGKASKVFILKEGIIKCFFREENGKDYILEFMSEGEIVGEIEVIKNSNCLCNVEAITAVKAYAIPVALFRNLLKQDANFNRLILEELAERIINTSSRASSQQLYTIEYGLRKILELQAKQDIIISKEDMAAYLGITTRSLNRALKEL